From the Gallaecimonas kandeliae genome, one window contains:
- a CDS encoding acetyl/propionyl/methylcrotonyl-CoA carboxylase subunit alpha produces MFKTLLIANRGEIACRVIRTAHRLGIRCIALYSDADRQARHVQLADEAWYLGPAEAAQSYLRADKILAIAQEAGAEAVHPGYGFLSENSGFAEACAAAGIAFVGPPVAAIEAMGSKSAAKAIMEDAGVPLVPGYHGEDQSDNRLVSEALTIGFPLLIKAAMGGGGKGMRVVEGPEKLKEGLDAARREAQNAFGDATLLLERYLGSPRHVEVQVFADQQGNCVYLGDRDCSAQRRHQKVVEEAPAPGLSAKLRRAMGEAAVKAAQAIGYVGAGTVEFLLDGNDFYFMEMNTRLQVEHPVTEMVTGQDLVEWQLKVAAGAPLPLTQEQVPCNGHSVEVRIYAEDPYKGFLPQSGPIRLLREPTQGVRIDTGVRQGDEISPFYDPMIAKLIVHGPDRASALGKMARALDQYCLAGIQTNVGFLRRLVSHPAFLAAELNTRFIERHAEALTFEPQWTEHRLALAALALLCFRQQGAQSLRQESHEPGSPWHRADGWRLGSEALIKLNLDIGNIEPLEVLARPQDGGWQLRFHDHQILAQGRLDGDRLQASLDGHQLHLPVWQHGDCVMLFDQGQPFEVREYRSDAQHQAGDEGDLTAPMNGTIVAVPAKAGDQVKAGDTLIVMEAMKMEYAIAAPCDAVVAEVFFQVGDRVNDGAELVRLEDA; encoded by the coding sequence GTGTTTAAGACCTTGCTCATCGCCAACCGCGGCGAGATCGCCTGTAGGGTGATCCGCACCGCCCACCGCCTCGGCATCCGCTGCATCGCCCTCTATTCCGATGCCGACCGCCAGGCCCGCCACGTGCAACTGGCGGACGAGGCCTGGTACCTGGGCCCGGCGGAAGCGGCCCAGTCCTACCTGCGCGCCGACAAGATCCTGGCCATAGCACAGGAAGCAGGGGCCGAGGCCGTTCACCCCGGCTATGGCTTCCTGTCCGAGAACAGCGGTTTTGCCGAGGCCTGCGCCGCCGCCGGCATCGCCTTCGTGGGCCCGCCTGTGGCCGCCATCGAGGCCATGGGCTCCAAGTCTGCGGCCAAGGCCATCATGGAAGACGCCGGCGTGCCCCTGGTGCCCGGTTACCACGGTGAAGATCAGTCCGACAACCGTCTGGTGAGCGAAGCCCTGACCATCGGCTTCCCGCTGCTGATCAAGGCCGCCATGGGCGGCGGCGGCAAAGGCATGCGGGTGGTGGAAGGCCCTGAAAAACTCAAAGAAGGCCTGGACGCGGCGCGCCGCGAAGCCCAGAACGCCTTCGGCGACGCCACCCTGCTGTTGGAGCGTTACCTCGGCAGCCCCCGCCACGTGGAAGTGCAGGTCTTCGCCGACCAGCAAGGCAACTGCGTCTACCTCGGCGACCGTGACTGCTCTGCCCAGCGCCGCCACCAGAAGGTGGTGGAAGAAGCCCCGGCCCCGGGCCTGTCCGCCAAGCTGCGCCGCGCCATGGGTGAAGCGGCGGTCAAGGCCGCCCAGGCCATCGGCTATGTGGGCGCCGGCACCGTCGAGTTCCTGCTGGACGGCAATGACTTCTACTTCATGGAAATGAACACCCGCCTGCAGGTGGAGCACCCCGTCACCGAGATGGTCACGGGCCAGGATCTGGTGGAATGGCAGCTCAAGGTCGCCGCAGGCGCACCCCTGCCCCTGACCCAGGAGCAGGTGCCCTGCAACGGCCACAGCGTCGAGGTGCGCATCTACGCCGAAGATCCCTACAAGGGCTTCCTGCCCCAGAGCGGCCCCATCCGCCTGCTGCGCGAGCCCACCCAAGGGGTGCGCATCGACACAGGGGTACGCCAGGGCGACGAGATCAGCCCCTTCTACGACCCCATGATCGCCAAGCTCATCGTCCACGGCCCCGATCGCGCCAGTGCCCTTGGCAAGATGGCGAGGGCACTGGACCAGTACTGCCTGGCCGGGATCCAGACCAACGTCGGCTTCCTGCGCCGCCTGGTCAGCCACCCCGCCTTCCTGGCCGCCGAGCTCAACACCCGCTTCATCGAGCGCCATGCCGAGGCCCTGACCTTCGAACCCCAGTGGACCGAACACCGTCTGGCCCTGGCCGCCCTGGCCCTGCTCTGCTTCCGCCAGCAAGGCGCCCAGAGCCTGCGCCAGGAAAGCCACGAGCCCGGCTCCCCCTGGCACAGGGCGGACGGCTGGCGCCTGGGCAGCGAGGCGCTGATCAAGCTCAACCTGGACATCGGCAACATCGAGCCCCTGGAAGTGCTGGCCCGTCCCCAGGACGGCGGCTGGCAGCTGCGCTTCCACGATCACCAGATCCTGGCCCAGGGCCGACTGGACGGCGACCGCCTCCAGGCGAGCCTCGACGGCCACCAGCTGCACCTGCCGGTCTGGCAGCACGGCGACTGCGTGATGCTGTTCGACCAGGGCCAGCCCTTCGAGGTGCGGGAATACCGCAGCGACGCCCAACACCAGGCCGGTGACGAGGGTGACCTCACGGCGCCCATGAACGGCACCATAGTGGCGGTACCGGCCAAGGCCGGCGACCAGGTCAAGGCCGGCGACACCCTGATCGTCATGGAAGCCATGAAGATGGAATACGCCATAGCCGCGCCCTGCGACGCCGTGGTGGCCGAGGTCTTCTTCCAAGTCGGTGACCGCGTCAACGACGGCGCCGAACTGGTCAGGTTGGAGGACGCCTGA
- a CDS encoding enoyl-CoA hydratase-related protein — MDWLSTEIDERGVATLCLNRPEKYNAFDEVLIGQLVQALSELADDPKVRLLVLKAEGKHFSAGADLKWMQRQVTQSFDQNLAESEALAELMMRLDSFPHPTLCRVQGSAFGGALGLIACCDIAVAENGSQFCLSEVKLGLIPAVISPYVVRAMGPRQAGRYALTAERFGAAKALELDLVHEVVAIEELDACLDGFIQTLLANGPLAMVACKQLLSHVAASPLDDALRHHTANEIARIRVSPEGQEGLKAFFDKRAPGWQEKNRV; from the coding sequence ATGGATTGGTTATCGACTGAAATCGACGAACGTGGCGTCGCCACTCTCTGCCTCAACAGGCCGGAAAAATACAACGCCTTCGACGAGGTGTTGATCGGCCAGCTGGTGCAGGCCCTTTCCGAGCTGGCGGACGACCCCAAGGTGCGGCTGCTGGTGCTCAAGGCCGAAGGCAAGCATTTCTCCGCCGGCGCCGACCTCAAGTGGATGCAGCGCCAGGTCACCCAGAGCTTCGACCAGAACCTGGCCGAATCCGAGGCCCTGGCCGAGCTGATGATGCGCCTGGACAGCTTCCCCCACCCCACCCTGTGCCGGGTGCAGGGCAGCGCCTTCGGTGGCGCCCTGGGCCTCATCGCCTGCTGCGACATCGCCGTGGCCGAGAACGGTTCCCAGTTCTGCCTGTCCGAGGTCAAGCTGGGCCTGATCCCGGCCGTCATCAGCCCCTACGTGGTGCGGGCCATGGGCCCCCGCCAGGCAGGCCGCTATGCCCTCACCGCCGAGCGCTTCGGCGCCGCCAAGGCGCTGGAGCTGGACCTGGTGCACGAGGTGGTAGCCATCGAGGAGCTGGATGCTTGCCTGGACGGCTTCATCCAAACCCTGCTGGCCAACGGCCCCCTGGCCATGGTGGCCTGCAAGCAGCTGCTGAGCCACGTGGCCGCCAGCCCGCTGGACGACGCCCTGCGCCACCATACCGCCAACGAGATCGCCCGCATTCGCGTCAGCCCGGAAGGCCAGGAGGGGCTCAAGGCCTTCTTCGACAAACGCGCCCCCGGCTGGCAGGAGAAAAACCGTGTTTAA
- a CDS encoding carboxyl transferase domain-containing protein gives MFLSSNINPNSEAFKAKDAAMRELVADLQDKIAAISQGGGAKACERHKSRGKLLARERIDLLLDPGSAFLEIAQLAAHAVYEDHVPCAGVVAGIGRVSGVECMIVANDATVKGGTYYPLTVRKHLRAQEIAARCHLPCIYLVDSGGAFLPRQDEVFPDRDHFGRIFFNQAQMSAKGIPQIAVVMGLCTAGGAYVPAMADESIIVRNQGTIFLAGPPLVKAATGEEVSAEDLGGADVHCKVSGVADHYAQDDAHALALAREAVANLNWQKPQQLALREPKAPRYPVEELYGIVGTDLKKPFEVREVIARLVDDSEFHEFKALYGPTLVCGFAHIQGYPVGIVANNGILFSESAQKGAHFIELCCQRKVPLVFLQNITGFMVGQKYEAEGIAKHGAKMVTAVSCANVPKFTLVIGGSYGAGNYGMCGRAYDPTLMWMWPNARISVMGGEQAAGVLATVTKDNLAKQGQSWTEEEEKAFKAPIIDQYEKQGHPYYASARLWDDGVIDPAQSREVLALALAASLNAPIIDTRFGVFRM, from the coding sequence ATGTTCCTGTCATCCAACATCAATCCCAACAGCGAAGCCTTCAAGGCCAAAGATGCCGCCATGCGCGAGCTGGTGGCCGACCTCCAGGACAAGATAGCCGCCATCAGCCAAGGCGGCGGTGCCAAGGCCTGCGAACGCCACAAGTCCAGGGGCAAACTGCTGGCCCGTGAGCGTATCGACCTGCTGCTGGACCCGGGCTCTGCCTTCCTGGAAATCGCCCAACTGGCCGCCCACGCCGTCTACGAAGACCATGTGCCCTGCGCCGGTGTCGTCGCCGGCATAGGCAGGGTCTCCGGCGTCGAATGCATGATCGTGGCCAACGACGCCACCGTCAAAGGCGGCACCTATTACCCCCTGACGGTGCGCAAGCACCTTCGGGCCCAGGAGATCGCAGCCCGCTGCCACCTGCCCTGCATCTATCTGGTGGACTCCGGCGGCGCCTTCCTGCCCCGCCAGGACGAAGTCTTCCCCGACCGGGATCACTTCGGCCGCATCTTCTTCAACCAGGCGCAGATGTCCGCCAAGGGCATTCCCCAGATTGCTGTGGTGATGGGCCTCTGTACCGCCGGCGGCGCCTATGTGCCGGCCATGGCCGACGAGTCCATCATTGTCCGCAACCAGGGCACCATCTTCCTGGCCGGCCCGCCGCTGGTCAAAGCCGCCACAGGTGAAGAGGTGAGCGCCGAAGACCTCGGCGGGGCCGACGTGCACTGCAAGGTGAGCGGCGTGGCCGACCACTACGCCCAGGACGACGCCCATGCCCTGGCCCTGGCCCGCGAAGCGGTGGCCAACCTCAACTGGCAAAAGCCCCAGCAGCTGGCCCTGCGCGAGCCCAAGGCGCCCCGTTACCCGGTGGAAGAGCTCTACGGCATCGTCGGCACCGACCTCAAGAAACCCTTCGAGGTGCGGGAAGTGATAGCCCGGCTGGTGGACGACTCCGAGTTCCACGAATTCAAGGCCCTCTACGGCCCTACCCTGGTCTGCGGCTTCGCCCATATCCAGGGCTACCCGGTGGGCATAGTGGCCAACAACGGCATCCTCTTTTCCGAGAGCGCCCAGAAAGGGGCCCACTTCATCGAGCTCTGCTGCCAGCGCAAGGTGCCTTTGGTGTTCCTGCAGAATATCACCGGCTTCATGGTCGGCCAGAAATACGAGGCCGAGGGCATCGCCAAGCACGGCGCCAAGATGGTGACGGCGGTGAGCTGCGCCAATGTGCCCAAGTTCACCCTGGTCATCGGCGGCTCCTACGGCGCCGGCAACTACGGCATGTGCGGCCGCGCCTACGACCCCACCCTGATGTGGATGTGGCCCAATGCCCGCATCTCCGTGATGGGCGGCGAGCAGGCCGCCGGCGTACTGGCCACCGTCACCAAGGACAACCTGGCCAAACAAGGCCAGAGCTGGACCGAGGAAGAAGAGAAGGCGTTCAAGGCCCCCATCATCGACCAGTACGAGAAGCAGGGACACCCCTACTACGCCTCGGCCCGCCTCTGGGACGACGGCGTCATAGACCCGGCCCAGAGCCGCGAGGTACTGGCCCTGGCCCTGGCCGCGTCCCTCAACGCACCCATCATTGATACCCGCTTCGGCGTGTTCCGCATGTAA
- a CDS encoding isovaleryl-CoA dehydrogenase has protein sequence MISQFKSLNFGLGDTADMIRDHVNAFAREVIAPRAAQIDHDNQFPNELWPKFGEMGLLGVTVPEEYGGAGMGYLEHVVAMEEISRASASVGLSYGAHSNLCVNQINRNGNEEQKRKYLPKLISGEHIGALAMSEPNAGSDVVSMKLFARDNGDHFVLNGNKMWITNGPDAHTYVVYAKTDLDKGPHGITAFIIERGFKGFSQAQKLDKLGMRGSNTCELVFEDCIVPKENILGELNQGVKVLMSGLDYERVVLSGGPLGIMQACMDIVVPYVHDREQFGQAIGSFQLVQGKLADMYTRMNAARAYVYTVAKACDRGETTRKDAAGVILYSAELATQLALDAIQLLGGNGYINEYATGRLLRDAKLYEIGAGTSEIRRMLIGRELFNESR, from the coding sequence ATGATTAGCCAGTTCAAAAGCCTGAATTTCGGTTTGGGTGATACCGCGGACATGATCCGTGACCACGTCAACGCCTTTGCCCGTGAGGTCATAGCCCCTCGCGCCGCGCAGATAGATCACGACAACCAGTTTCCCAACGAGCTCTGGCCGAAATTCGGCGAGATGGGCCTCTTGGGCGTCACAGTGCCGGAAGAGTACGGCGGCGCCGGCATGGGTTACCTGGAGCACGTGGTGGCCATGGAGGAGATCTCCCGGGCCAGCGCCTCCGTAGGCCTGTCCTACGGCGCCCATTCCAACCTCTGCGTCAACCAGATCAACCGCAACGGCAACGAAGAGCAGAAGCGCAAGTACCTGCCCAAGCTCATCAGCGGCGAGCACATCGGCGCCCTGGCCATGTCCGAACCCAATGCCGGCTCCGACGTGGTGTCCATGAAGCTGTTTGCCCGCGACAACGGCGATCACTTCGTGCTGAACGGCAACAAGATGTGGATCACCAACGGTCCCGACGCCCACACCTATGTGGTCTACGCCAAGACCGACCTCGACAAGGGCCCCCACGGCATCACCGCCTTCATCATAGAGCGCGGCTTCAAGGGCTTCTCCCAGGCCCAGAAACTGGACAAGCTGGGCATGCGCGGCTCCAACACCTGCGAGCTGGTGTTCGAAGACTGCATAGTGCCCAAGGAAAACATCCTCGGCGAGCTGAACCAGGGCGTCAAAGTGCTGATGAGCGGCCTGGACTACGAGCGCGTGGTGCTGTCCGGCGGCCCCCTGGGCATCATGCAGGCCTGCATGGACATAGTGGTGCCCTATGTGCACGACCGCGAGCAGTTCGGCCAGGCCATCGGCAGCTTCCAGCTGGTGCAGGGCAAACTGGCCGACATGTACACCCGCATGAACGCCGCCCGCGCCTATGTCTATACCGTGGCCAAGGCCTGCGACCGTGGCGAGACCACCCGCAAGGACGCCGCCGGCGTCATCCTCTACAGCGCCGAGCTGGCCACCCAACTGGCCCTGGACGCCATCCAGCTGCTGGGCGGTAACGGCTACATCAACGAATACGCCACCGGCCGCCTGCTGCGCGACGCCAAACTCTACGAGATCGGTGCCGGAACCTCCGAGATCCGCCGCATGCTCATCGGCCGCGAACTCTTCAACGAGTCCCGCTGA
- a CDS encoding MerR family transcriptional regulator, translated as MSNKSITYSISELAKEFDITTRSIRFYEDQGLITPERKGQTRVYNRQDRVRLKLTLRGKRLGFTLAEVRKLFDLYDADKSSVTQLHTMLDLIFEKKSALEQQMEDIKVVLMELTSAETRCRAALTDIQDKKKASGS; from the coding sequence ATGTCCAACAAGAGCATTACCTACAGCATCAGCGAACTGGCGAAAGAGTTCGACATCACCACCAGGTCCATCCGTTTCTACGAGGACCAGGGGCTGATCACGCCGGAGCGTAAGGGACAGACGCGCGTCTACAATCGCCAGGACAGGGTTCGCCTCAAGCTGACTCTCCGTGGCAAACGCCTGGGTTTCACCCTGGCGGAAGTGCGCAAGCTGTTCGATCTGTACGATGCAGACAAGTCTTCCGTCACCCAGCTGCACACCATGCTGGACCTGATTTTTGAAAAGAAATCGGCCCTGGAGCAGCAGATGGAAGACATCAAAGTGGTGCTCATGGAACTGACGTCGGCAGAAACCCGCTGTCGCGCCGCCTTGACTGATATTCAGGATAAGAAAAAGGCCAGCGGCAGCTAA
- a CDS encoding acetyl-CoA C-acyltransferase — protein sequence MSIVILGAARTAMGGFQGALAEVSAPVLGASAIKAALSRAGLKAEDVSETLMGCVLPAGLGQAPARQASRHAGLPDSCGATTISKVCGSGMKAVMLGHDLLKAGSADVIVAGGMESMTNAPYLLPKARGGLRMGHGEVKDHMFLDGLEDAYTGRLMGSFAQETADKYDISREDMDAFAIESLNRAKAAIDSGAFAGEITPVSIQTRKGELLVEVDEQPGKAMPEKIPTLRPAFAKDGSITAANSSSISDGAAALVLMREDDAKARGLAPLARIVGQAQHAQHPSEFTIAPVGAIQKVLDKAGWRKDEVDLFEINEAFAMVTMLAVRELGLDSAKVNVNGGACALGHPIGCTGARLLVTLAYALKNRGLKRGVASLCIGGGEATAVAIELL from the coding sequence ATGTCTATCGTTATCCTGGGCGCAGCCCGTACCGCCATGGGCGGATTCCAGGGCGCCCTGGCCGAAGTATCAGCCCCTGTTCTGGGCGCCAGCGCCATCAAGGCGGCCCTGTCCCGCGCCGGCCTCAAGGCCGAAGATGTCTCCGAGACCCTGATGGGCTGCGTGCTGCCGGCCGGTCTTGGCCAGGCCCCGGCCCGCCAGGCCAGCCGTCATGCCGGCCTGCCCGATAGCTGTGGCGCCACCACCATCAGCAAAGTCTGCGGCTCCGGCATGAAAGCCGTGATGCTGGGCCATGATCTGCTCAAGGCCGGCAGCGCCGATGTTATCGTCGCCGGCGGCATGGAGTCCATGACCAATGCACCTTATCTGCTGCCCAAGGCTCGCGGCGGGCTGCGCATGGGCCATGGCGAGGTCAAGGACCACATGTTCCTGGACGGCCTGGAAGACGCCTACACCGGTCGCCTGATGGGCTCCTTCGCCCAGGAGACGGCCGACAAGTACGATATCAGCCGTGAAGACATGGACGCTTTCGCCATCGAATCACTGAACCGTGCCAAGGCCGCCATCGACAGTGGCGCCTTCGCCGGCGAGATCACCCCGGTCAGCATCCAGACCCGCAAGGGCGAGCTATTGGTGGAAGTGGACGAGCAGCCCGGTAAGGCCATGCCCGAGAAGATCCCGACTCTGCGTCCGGCCTTCGCCAAAGACGGCTCCATCACCGCCGCCAACTCTTCTTCCATCTCCGACGGCGCCGCCGCCTTGGTGCTGATGCGTGAAGACGATGCCAAGGCCCGCGGCCTGGCGCCCCTGGCCCGCATCGTCGGCCAGGCCCAGCACGCCCAGCACCCCAGCGAATTCACCATAGCGCCGGTGGGCGCCATCCAGAAGGTGCTGGACAAGGCCGGCTGGCGCAAGGACGAGGTGGATCTGTTCGAGATCAACGAGGCCTTCGCCATGGTCACCATGCTGGCCGTGCGCGAACTGGGTCTCGATAGCGCCAAGGTCAACGTCAACGGCGGCGCCTGTGCCCTGGGCCACCCCATCGGTTGTACCGGTGCCCGCCTGCTGGTGACCCTGGCCTACGCCCTCAAGAACCGTGGCCTCAAGCGCGGTGTTGCTTCCCTTTGTATCGGCGGCGGTGAAGCCACTGCCGTCGCTATCGAACTTCTTTAA
- a CDS encoding CoA-acylating methylmalonate-semialdehyde dehydrogenase: MKTVPLFIDGEFVQSRTEQFIDVTNPADNSVIAKVPCATQGEMEAAVESAKQAFMEWKETPVSQRARIMLRYQQLLKDHHDEIAEILAGETGKTFEDAKGDVWRGIEVVEHAANIASLMMGETVENVARGIDCYSLTQPLGVCAGITPFNFPAMIPLWMFPLAIACGNTFILKPSEQDPLTPTRLVELFVEAGAPKGVLQVLHGGKEQVDFLLDNPAVKALSFVGSVPVGQYIYRRGTENLKRVQAFAGAKNHMVVMPDANKRQVINNIVGASVGAAGQRCMAISVVVLVGEAQEWAADIQAELAKVRPGLWNDPDAAYGPLISPKAKERVLELIQSGKDEGATCLLDGSGFSLKGHEAGNWVGPTLFADVTPDMRIYKEEIFGPVLCLTNADSLDDAIALVNASPFGNGTSIFTACGAAARKYQHEIEVGQVGINVPIPVPLPFFSFTGWKGSFYGDQHAYGKQAVRFYTETKTITARWFSEDIPSGPNMTIHLK; encoded by the coding sequence ATGAAAACAGTACCTCTCTTTATCGACGGCGAGTTCGTGCAAAGCCGCACCGAGCAATTCATCGACGTCACCAACCCTGCCGACAACAGCGTCATCGCCAAGGTGCCTTGCGCCACCCAGGGCGAGATGGAAGCGGCGGTGGAAAGCGCCAAGCAAGCTTTCATGGAATGGAAAGAGACGCCGGTTTCCCAGCGTGCCCGCATCATGCTGCGCTATCAGCAGCTGCTGAAGGACCATCACGACGAAATAGCCGAGATCCTGGCCGGTGAGACCGGCAAGACCTTCGAAGACGCCAAGGGTGACGTCTGGCGCGGTATCGAAGTGGTGGAGCACGCCGCCAACATCGCCAGCCTGATGATGGGCGAGACGGTAGAAAACGTGGCCCGCGGCATTGACTGCTACAGCCTGACCCAGCCCCTGGGCGTCTGCGCCGGTATCACCCCGTTCAACTTCCCGGCCATGATCCCGCTGTGGATGTTCCCCCTGGCCATCGCCTGCGGTAACACCTTCATCCTCAAGCCTTCCGAGCAGGATCCCCTGACCCCGACCCGCTTGGTTGAACTGTTCGTCGAGGCCGGCGCGCCCAAAGGGGTGCTGCAGGTGCTGCACGGCGGCAAGGAGCAAGTGGACTTCCTGCTGGACAACCCCGCCGTCAAGGCCCTGTCCTTCGTGGGCTCTGTGCCGGTCGGCCAGTACATCTACAGGCGCGGCACCGAGAACCTCAAGCGGGTCCAGGCCTTTGCCGGCGCCAAGAACCACATGGTGGTGATGCCCGACGCCAACAAGCGCCAGGTGATCAACAACATCGTCGGCGCTTCCGTCGGCGCCGCCGGCCAGCGCTGCATGGCCATCTCCGTGGTGGTGCTGGTGGGCGAGGCCCAGGAATGGGCGGCCGACATCCAGGCCGAACTGGCCAAGGTCCGTCCCGGCCTCTGGAACGATCCTGACGCGGCCTACGGCCCCCTGATCTCGCCCAAGGCCAAGGAGCGGGTACTGGAACTGATCCAGTCCGGCAAGGACGAAGGCGCTACCTGCCTGCTGGACGGCTCCGGCTTCAGCCTCAAAGGCCATGAGGCCGGCAACTGGGTCGGCCCGACCCTGTTCGCGGACGTAACCCCGGACATGCGCATCTACAAGGAAGAGATCTTCGGCCCCGTGCTGTGCCTGACCAACGCCGACTCCCTGGATGACGCCATCGCCCTGGTCAACGCCAGCCCCTTTGGCAACGGCACCTCCATCTTTACCGCTTGTGGCGCCGCGGCCCGTAAGTACCAGCACGAAATCGAAGTGGGCCAGGTCGGTATCAACGTACCGATCCCGGTACCGCTGCCGTTCTTTAGCTTCACCGGCTGGAAGGGTTCCTTCTACGGCGACCAGCATGCCTATGGCAAGCAGGCGGTGCGTTTCTATACCGAAACCAAGACCATCACCGCCCGCTGGTTCAGCGAAGACATTCCCTCCGGCCCCAACATGACCATCCATTTGAAGTAA
- a CDS encoding acyl-CoA dehydrogenase family protein encodes MIVNFHLTEDQLAFQETARQFAQSELAPNAARWDKEHHFPVEVIKHAGELGFLSLYTPEAAGGLGLSRLDASIVFEQLAMGCTPTTAYMTIHNMATWMVASFGTPEAVEEFCPDLVTGERLASYCLTEPGAGSDAASLTTSARRDGDDYVLNGAKVFISGAGSTQVLVVMARTGEAGPAGISAFVVPADAEGVGYGKAEEKMGWNAQPTRMVTFENVRIPARYRLGEEGEGFKFAMMGLDGGRINIATCSIGTAQQALETATQYMQERQQFGKPLAAFQALQFKLADMATELVAARQLVRLAAYKLDVKDPERTAYCAMAKRFATDVGFKVCNEALQLHGGYGYIQEYPLERHVRDVRVHQILEGTNEIMRLIVGRRLLAEHANPIL; translated from the coding sequence ATGATTGTGAACTTTCATCTGACCGAAGACCAACTGGCCTTCCAGGAAACCGCCCGCCAGTTCGCCCAGAGCGAACTGGCTCCCAATGCCGCCCGTTGGGACAAGGAACACCATTTCCCGGTTGAGGTGATCAAGCATGCCGGCGAGTTGGGCTTCCTGAGCCTCTACACCCCTGAGGCCGCCGGCGGCCTGGGGCTGTCCCGCCTGGACGCCAGCATCGTCTTCGAACAGCTGGCCATGGGCTGTACGCCCACCACGGCCTATATGACCATCCACAATATGGCGACCTGGATGGTGGCGAGCTTCGGTACCCCCGAAGCCGTGGAAGAGTTCTGCCCCGATCTGGTCACCGGTGAGAGGCTCGCCTCCTACTGCCTGACCGAGCCGGGCGCCGGCTCCGACGCCGCCAGCCTGACCACCTCTGCCCGCCGTGACGGCGACGACTATGTGCTGAACGGCGCCAAGGTCTTTATCAGCGGCGCAGGCAGCACCCAGGTACTGGTGGTAATGGCCCGCACCGGCGAAGCCGGTCCTGCCGGTATCAGCGCCTTCGTGGTACCCGCCGACGCCGAGGGCGTGGGTTACGGCAAGGCCGAAGAGAAGATGGGGTGGAACGCCCAGCCCACCCGCATGGTGACCTTCGAGAACGTCCGCATCCCTGCCCGCTACCGTCTGGGCGAGGAAGGGGAGGGCTTCAAGTTCGCCATGATGGGTCTGGACGGTGGTCGCATCAACATCGCCACCTGTTCCATCGGCACTGCCCAGCAGGCCCTGGAAACCGCAACCCAGTACATGCAGGAGCGCCAGCAGTTCGGCAAGCCCCTGGCCGCTTTCCAGGCGTTGCAGTTCAAGCTGGCTGACATGGCCACCGAGCTGGTGGCGGCGCGCCAACTGGTGCGCCTGGCGGCCTACAAGCTCGACGTGAAAGATCCCGAGCGCACCGCTTATTGCGCCATGGCCAAGCGTTTCGCCACTGACGTGGGCTTCAAGGTCTGTAATGAGGCCCTGCAACTCCACGGCGGCTACGGTTATATCCAGGAGTATCCCCTGGAGCGCCATGTGCGTGACGTGCGTGTCCACCAGATCCTGGAAGGCACCAACGAGATCATGAGGCTCATCGTCGGCCGCCGCCTGCTGGCGGAGCACGCCAACCCCATTCTGTAA
- a CDS encoding enoyl-CoA hydratase, with protein sequence MQAPLDLRIDGHVAVLTMNNMPANTWTAESLRGLAATVEKLNADKSVYALVLCSASEKFFSAGADLKIFADGDKDVAGDMAHLFGRAFETLSDFRGVSIAAINGYAMGGGLEVALACDLRIAEEQAVMALPEAKVGLLPCAGGTQNLTHLVGEGWAKRVILCGEQLNATKALEIGLVEEVVAKGESFDAAMKLARQVGNQSPQAVALCKKLVQSCRHAPLHTGLGKEREYFVKLFDGHDQKEGVQAFLEKRQPKWQNQ encoded by the coding sequence ATGCAAGCACCTTTGGATTTGCGCATCGACGGCCACGTGGCCGTGCTGACCATGAACAACATGCCGGCCAACACCTGGACGGCAGAAAGCCTGCGCGGCTTGGCCGCCACAGTGGAAAAGCTGAACGCCGACAAGAGCGTCTATGCCCTGGTGCTGTGCTCGGCCAGTGAGAAGTTCTTCAGTGCCGGTGCCGATCTCAAGATCTTTGCCGACGGCGACAAGGACGTGGCCGGTGACATGGCCCACCTCTTCGGTCGTGCCTTCGAAACCCTCTCCGACTTCCGCGGCGTGTCCATCGCCGCCATCAACGGCTATGCCATGGGTGGTGGCCTGGAAGTGGCCCTGGCCTGTGATCTGCGCATCGCCGAAGAGCAGGCTGTCATGGCCCTGCCGGAAGCCAAGGTCGGCCTGCTGCCTTGCGCCGGCGGTACCCAGAACCTGACCCACTTGGTGGGCGAGGGCTGGGCCAAGCGCGTCATCCTCTGCGGCGAGCAGCTCAACGCGACCAAGGCCTTGGAGATAGGCCTGGTAGAAGAAGTGGTGGCCAAGGGTGAAAGCTTCGACGCCGCCATGAAGCTGGCCCGCCAGGTGGGCAACCAGAGCCCGCAGGCCGTGGCCCTTTGCAAGAAGCTGGTGCAGAGCTGCCGCCACGCGCCGCTGCACACAGGCCTTGGCAAGGAGCGCGAGTATTTCGTCAAGCTCTTCGACGGCCATGACCAGAAGGAAGGGGTTCAGGCTTTCCTGGAAAAACGTCAACCCAAATGGCAGAACCAATGA